One Lysinibacillus fusiformis genomic window carries:
- a CDS encoding anthranilate synthase component II gives MILLIDNYDSFTYNLYQQVSMLGKEVKVVRNDELTIEAIKELQPEAIILSPGPGTPDEAGITVDVVKELYTEFPILGICLGHQSIGQAFGGNIVQAKNIMHGKLSTLQYSKTGLFAHLDGELEVMRYHSLIIEPSTLHEDFIITATSSDDAEIMAIQHRQYPLFGLQFHPESIGTKEGSEMMQSFLEQAQMV, from the coding sequence ATGATTTTATTGATCGATAACTATGATTCATTCACATATAATTTATATCAGCAGGTAAGTATGTTAGGAAAAGAAGTGAAGGTAGTTCGGAACGATGAACTAACGATAGAAGCGATAAAGGAATTGCAGCCAGAGGCGATTATTTTATCTCCTGGTCCAGGTACACCAGATGAAGCAGGGATTACAGTGGATGTGGTGAAAGAGCTATATACGGAGTTTCCGATTTTAGGGATTTGTCTAGGGCATCAATCGATTGGGCAGGCGTTTGGGGGTAACATCGTGCAAGCAAAAAATATTATGCATGGAAAGTTGTCTACTTTGCAATACAGCAAAACAGGTTTATTTGCTCATTTAGACGGCGAACTTGAAGTGATGCGCTATCACTCGCTAATTATTGAGCCGAGTACTTTACATGAGGATTTTATCATCACGGCAACTTCAAGTGATGATGCTGAAATTATGGCGATTCAGCACAGGCAATATCCGTTATTCGGGTTACAATTCCATCCAGAATCAATTGGTACAAAAGAGGGCAGTGAAATGATGCAATCCTTTTTAGAGCAAGCACAAATGGTATAA
- the rpmG gene encoding 50S ribosomal protein L33, translating to MRVNITLACTDCGERNYISKKNKRNNPERLELKKYCSREKKYTLHRETK from the coding sequence ATGCGCGTAAACATTACTTTAGCTTGCACAGATTGCGGCGAACGTAACTACATTTCAAAAAAGAACAAGCGTAACAATCCAGAGCGTCTTGAACTTAAAAAATATTGCTCTCGCGAGAAGAAATACACTCTTCACCGTGAAACAAAGTAA